TTTCGCGTCCAGTGAACATCAGGATGGCCAGCGGAACCCAGGCTAGAGTGGGGATGGGCCGCAGCAGCTCCAACGGGGGAAAAGCGTAATCGCGTATTTTGCGGTTCCAGCCCATGAAGAGTCCCAACGGTACACCAAGGCAGGTGGCGATGGTGAAGGCCGCCAGGATGCGCAGACAGCTCCACATGATGTGCTGATAGAAATGCGAAGTGAAGAGACTCGTGCCGTACACCGGGTCGGTAGAAATGAACTCTGTCCAGCAGATGACGGGACCTGGCAATTTCTCGAAAAGCGGCACTTTGAGATATTCGGTCAGTAGCCACCAAAGCAGCACGACGCCTACAATGCCTGCCGCACCCATGCTCAGGCGGGAGCGCATCTCCCTGTCAGAAAGATTATGTCGGATGATCTCACCCAGGCTGTGTTTCTGCGCTTGCGGGGGGGGA
Above is a window of Desulfomicrobium orale DSM 12838 DNA encoding:
- a CDS encoding ABC transporter permease; the protein is MPTNKISASPPPQAQKHSLGEIIRHNLSDREMRSRLSMGAAGIVGVVLLWWLLTEYLKVPLFEKLPGPVICWTEFISTDPVYGTSLFTSHFYQHIMWSCLRILAAFTIATCLGVPLGLFMGWNRKIRDYAFPPLELLRPIPTLAWVPLAILMFTGRETPIIFLACLASFFATVLNTLLGVDSIDEAYFRAARCLGAKPRDVFRRVVVPGALPFIFTGLQISMGVAWFSLVAAEMLSGEYGLGYLIWDSYVLSQYPVIVIGMMTLGLIGYFCSALIRIAGNQLMRWTVR